In Luteimonas galliterrae, the sequence CAGGCTTTTTTGGCCGATACGGTGACGCCCCGTTTCCCCGACGGCTTGACCGTCTACCGCACGCAGGGCCAGTGGCGCGGGGCCAGTGGCCAGGTAGAGCGCGAGGAGTCGCGCATGGTCGAGATCGTGCATGAAGACGATCCCGATGGCCGTAAACGCATCGCCGAGATTTCAGCGGAATACAAGCGGCGCTTCCAGCAGGAAGCAGTGCTGGTGATCAGCACCCGCGCCCAGGCCTGCCTCTGACCCGGCTTTCGTAGGTGCGAATTCATTCGCACGCTTTTTTTGCTCATGTCGGAAGCGCGTGCGAATGAATTCGCACCTACGAAGAGCGGACCGCGCGAGTCAGACGCGGCTGGCGATCGCCTTGGCGAACGACATGGTATTGCCCTGCCCGCCCAGGTCCGGCGTCAGCGCGTCCTTCGCTTCCAGCGTGGCGACGATCGCCGCGCGCAGGCGCGTCGCGTCGGCCGGCTTGCCCAGATGGTCGAGCATCTGCCCCACCGCCAGCAGCAACGCGCAGGGATTGGCGATGCCCTTGCCGGCGATGTCCGGCGCGGAGCCGTGAACGGCTTCGAAAATCGCCGCATCGGCGCCGATGTTGGCGCCCGGCGCCAGGCCCAGGCCGCCGACCAGGCCGGCGCACAGATCGGAGATGATGTCGCCGAACAGGTTGGTGGTGACGATGATGTCGAACTGCTCGGGCCGCATCACCAGCTGCATGCAGGTGTTGTCGACGATCATCTCGTTGCATTCGATCTCGGGATACTGCGCGGCCACTTCGCGCGCCACCTTCAGGAACAGGCCCGAGGTCGACTTGAGGATGTTGGCCTTGTGCACCACCGTCACCTTCTTGCGGCCGGTGCTGCGCGCCAGGTCGAAAGCGTAGCGGACGATGCGCTCGGAGCCCTTTCGCGTGACCTTCTGCGTGAGCGTTGCGATCTGGCCGTCCTCGGAAGTCATCTGGCCTTCGCCGATGTAGGCGCCTTCGGTGTTCTCGCGCACCGTGATCAGGTCGACGTCTTCGGGAAAACGCGATTTCGTGTTCGGGAACGACTTGGCCGGGCGCACGTTGGCGTACAGGTCGAAGCGCTTGCGCAGTTCGACGTTGATCGAGCTGAAGCCTTCGCCGACCGGCGTGGTCAGCGGGCTCTTCAGCGCGATGCGGTTGCGGCGGATCGAATCCATCGTCGCGGCCGGCAACAGCTCGCCGTGCTTCTCCAGCGCCACCATGCCGGCGTCGGCTTCCTCGTACTGCAGGCCGACATCCATCGCGTCGAGCACATAAAGGGCGGCATCCATGATTTCTGGGCCGATGCCATCGCCACGGATGACCGTGATGGTCTGTTTGGCCGCGTTCGTCGGGGTCATTTGCAGGTTCCAGGCGCAGGGCCGGTCGCGCGCGGACGGCGCGACGGCGTGGGAAAGATAGCCGCGCATTATGCCCGAAGCCATGTCCGGCTGCAGTCGTAAACGCTTCGCGAGCCCCATCGGGCCACCCACCAACGGCAGGCCGGCGGCTATCGGCGGTGATGCGGCCGAGCATGCGCTTTAGCGGTGTCGGCGCGGCCGGGCGGCGCGCGATGCTGCGGACTCCCCCGCGCGAAAGGTATCGCCCATGTCCGCACTGCCCTCCCTGGCCGCCGATCGGCCGATCCGCGTGCTCGTGCTCGAAGAATCCTCGTTCCGCCGCGAAGGCGCGCACAACCTGCTGCAGCGCTACGCCAGCCTGGATGTCGTCATGGC encodes:
- a CDS encoding DUF3574 domain-containing protein, yielding MMTRWLSSLVLLGTLAGCASAPLQPIAQTGTACSEKRSDRLLFGMNTPTGPVDETQWQAFLADTVTPRFPDGLTVYRTQGQWRGASGQVEREESRMVEIVHEDDPDGRKRIAEISAEYKRRFQQEAVLVISTRAQACL
- a CDS encoding isocitrate dehydrogenase, producing MTPTNAAKQTITVIRGDGIGPEIMDAALYVLDAMDVGLQYEEADAGMVALEKHGELLPAATMDSIRRNRIALKSPLTTPVGEGFSSINVELRKRFDLYANVRPAKSFPNTKSRFPEDVDLITVRENTEGAYIGEGQMTSEDGQIATLTQKVTRKGSERIVRYAFDLARSTGRKKVTVVHKANILKSTSGLFLKVAREVAAQYPEIECNEMIVDNTCMQLVMRPEQFDIIVTTNLFGDIISDLCAGLVGGLGLAPGANIGADAAIFEAVHGSAPDIAGKGIANPCALLLAVGQMLDHLGKPADATRLRAAIVATLEAKDALTPDLGGQGNTMSFAKAIASRV